In Epinephelus fuscoguttatus linkage group LG15, E.fuscoguttatus.final_Chr_v1, a genomic segment contains:
- the LOC125901725 gene encoding CTD small phosphatase-like protein isoform X1 encodes MDHMSIITQVSNPKEEEIISFNQEKASQSNSSLKKQRSRSIFSTFFCCFRNYNVDPPATNTNTSSQPPPVEENGSPPKSDQVEVIPVPSPPAKYLLPEMIISDYGKKCVVIDLDETLVHSSFKPISNADFIVPVEIDGTVHQVYVLKRPHVDEFLQKMGELFECVLFTASLAKYADPVADLLDQWGVFRARLFRESCVFHRGNYVKDLSRLGRELSNVIIVDNSPASYIFHPENAVPVQSWFDDMNDTELLDLLPFFEGLSKEEEVYGVLQNLRGR; translated from the exons ATGGACCACATGTCCATAATAACCCAGGTTTCCAACCCGAAGGAGGAGGAAATAATATCCTTTAACCAGGAAAAAG CGTCCCAGTCGAACAGCAGCCTAAAGAAGCAGAGGAGCCGGAGCATCTTCAGCACATTCTTCTGCTGCTTCCGCAACTACAATGTGGACCCGCCAGccaccaacaccaacaccagcTCCCAGCCTCCACCTGTTGAGGAGAATGGATCGCCTCCCAAG TCTGACCAGGTCGAGGTCATCCCTGTCCCTAGT ccaccagccaaatACCTCCTACCAGAGATGATCATATCTGACTATGGCAAAAAGTGCGTGGTGATTGACTTGGATGAAACGCTCGTCCACAGCTCATTCAAG CCCATCAGCAATGCAGATTTTATTGTTCCAGTGGAGATCGATGGTACCGTTCATCAG GTATATGTGCTGAAACGACCCCACGTGGACGAGTTTCTTCAAAAGATGGGAGAGCTGTTTGAATGTGTGCTCTTTACAGCCAGTCTTGCCAAG TATGCAGACCCTGTGGCAGACCTGCTGGACCAGTGGGGCGTATTTCGAGCGCGACTCTTTAGAGAGTCCTGCGTTTTTCACAGAGGGAACTATGTCAAAGACCTCAGCCGGCTGGGACGAGAACTCAGCAACGTCATCATTGTTGACAATTCACCCGCCTCTTATATTTTCCACCCAGAAAATGCT GTTCCTGTCCAATCCTGGTTTGACGATATGAATGACACAGAGCTCCTGGACCTGCTGCCTTTCTTTGAGGGACTCAGCAAAGAAGAAGAGGTTTACGGAGTCCTGCAGAATCTGAGAGGCAGGTAG
- the LOC125901725 gene encoding CTD small phosphatase-like protein isoform X2, which yields MDHMSIITQVSNPKEEEIISFNQEKASQSNSSLKKQRSRSIFSTFFCCFRNYNVDPPATNTNTSSQPPPVEENGSPPKPPAKYLLPEMIISDYGKKCVVIDLDETLVHSSFKPISNADFIVPVEIDGTVHQVYVLKRPHVDEFLQKMGELFECVLFTASLAKYADPVADLLDQWGVFRARLFRESCVFHRGNYVKDLSRLGRELSNVIIVDNSPASYIFHPENAVPVQSWFDDMNDTELLDLLPFFEGLSKEEEVYGVLQNLRGR from the exons ATGGACCACATGTCCATAATAACCCAGGTTTCCAACCCGAAGGAGGAGGAAATAATATCCTTTAACCAGGAAAAAG CGTCCCAGTCGAACAGCAGCCTAAAGAAGCAGAGGAGCCGGAGCATCTTCAGCACATTCTTCTGCTGCTTCCGCAACTACAATGTGGACCCGCCAGccaccaacaccaacaccagcTCCCAGCCTCCACCTGTTGAGGAGAATGGATCGCCTCCCAAG ccaccagccaaatACCTCCTACCAGAGATGATCATATCTGACTATGGCAAAAAGTGCGTGGTGATTGACTTGGATGAAACGCTCGTCCACAGCTCATTCAAG CCCATCAGCAATGCAGATTTTATTGTTCCAGTGGAGATCGATGGTACCGTTCATCAG GTATATGTGCTGAAACGACCCCACGTGGACGAGTTTCTTCAAAAGATGGGAGAGCTGTTTGAATGTGTGCTCTTTACAGCCAGTCTTGCCAAG TATGCAGACCCTGTGGCAGACCTGCTGGACCAGTGGGGCGTATTTCGAGCGCGACTCTTTAGAGAGTCCTGCGTTTTTCACAGAGGGAACTATGTCAAAGACCTCAGCCGGCTGGGACGAGAACTCAGCAACGTCATCATTGTTGACAATTCACCCGCCTCTTATATTTTCCACCCAGAAAATGCT GTTCCTGTCCAATCCTGGTTTGACGATATGAATGACACAGAGCTCCTGGACCTGCTGCCTTTCTTTGAGGGACTCAGCAAAGAAGAAGAGGTTTACGGAGTCCTGCAGAATCTGAGAGGCAGGTAG